Proteins co-encoded in one Coregonus clupeaformis isolate EN_2021a chromosome 17, ASM2061545v1, whole genome shotgun sequence genomic window:
- the apom gene encoding apolipoprotein M isoform X2, with translation MKYLGKWYFIAAAGVKESDVQMFRQMDSTVFHLNETAKDTLLLTGAMRMGVHCIVKNWTYTIQPGKDDLTMEGRPELQTLVWSGEWLNCTQCILLQEIERHLDPLETHDALNRFMLYARGSALLDNKVVKAFQTQTACKNMDRFVHLPQEKEFCHLENKAWH, from the exons tatctcgGCAAATGGTACTTCATTGCAGCGGCTGGTGTGAAGGAGTCGGATGTGCAGATGTTCAGACAGATGGACAGCACTGTGTTTCACCTGAATGAGACCGCTAAAGATACACTACTGTTGACCGGAGCCATGCGTAT GGGTGTTCATTGCATTGTGAAAAACTGGACCTATACTATTCAGCCTGGCAAAGATGATTTGACAATGGAAG GCAGGCCTGAGCTCCAAACTCTAGTGTGGAGTGGAGAGTGGCTGAACTGCACCCAGTGTATCCTGCTGCAGGAGATAGAGCGTCACTTGGACCCACTAGAGACACACGACGCCCTCAACAGATTCATGCTTTACG CTCGTGGCAGTGCCTTATTGGATAATAAAGTGGTGAAGGCGTTTCAGACCCAAACAGCTTGTAAAAATATGGATAGATTTGTCCATCTCCCTCAAGAGAAAG agttttgTCATCTGGAGAATAAGGCGTGGCACTGA
- the apom gene encoding apolipoprotein M isoform X4 produces MYLGKWYFIAAAGVKESDVQMFRQMDSTVFHLNETAKDTLLLTGAMRMGVHCIVKNWTYTIQPGKDDLTMEGRPELQTLVWSGEWLNCTQCILLQEIERHLDPLETHDALNRFMLYARGSALLDNKVVKAFQTQTACKNMDRFVHLPQEKEFCHLENKAWH; encoded by the exons atg tatctcgGCAAATGGTACTTCATTGCAGCGGCTGGTGTGAAGGAGTCGGATGTGCAGATGTTCAGACAGATGGACAGCACTGTGTTTCACCTGAATGAGACCGCTAAAGATACACTACTGTTGACCGGAGCCATGCGTAT GGGTGTTCATTGCATTGTGAAAAACTGGACCTATACTATTCAGCCTGGCAAAGATGATTTGACAATGGAAG GCAGGCCTGAGCTCCAAACTCTAGTGTGGAGTGGAGAGTGGCTGAACTGCACCCAGTGTATCCTGCTGCAGGAGATAGAGCGTCACTTGGACCCACTAGAGACACACGACGCCCTCAACAGATTCATGCTTTACG CTCGTGGCAGTGCCTTATTGGATAATAAAGTGGTGAAGGCGTTTCAGACCCAAACAGCTTGTAAAAATATGGATAGATTTGTCCATCTCCCTCAAGAGAAAG agttttgTCATCTGGAGAATAAGGCGTGGCACTGA
- the apom gene encoding apolipoprotein M isoform X1, with product MLEAKEVYSFLLFVNGWLGQLFSPCSQPVLLSTSNLNTQQYLGKWYFIAAAGVKESDVQMFRQMDSTVFHLNETAKDTLLLTGAMRMGVHCIVKNWTYTIQPGKDDLTMEGRPELQTLVWSGEWLNCTQCILLQEIERHLDPLETHDALNRFMLYARGSALLDNKVVKAFQTQTACKNMDRFVHLPQEKEFCHLENKAWH from the exons ATGTTAGAGGCCAAGGAAGTGTATTCGTTCTTGCTCTTTGTGAATGGGTGGTTGGGTCAGCTCTTCTCCCCTTGCTCCCAACCAGTccttctatctacaagcaatctCAATACCCAACAG tatctcgGCAAATGGTACTTCATTGCAGCGGCTGGTGTGAAGGAGTCGGATGTGCAGATGTTCAGACAGATGGACAGCACTGTGTTTCACCTGAATGAGACCGCTAAAGATACACTACTGTTGACCGGAGCCATGCGTAT GGGTGTTCATTGCATTGTGAAAAACTGGACCTATACTATTCAGCCTGGCAAAGATGATTTGACAATGGAAG GCAGGCCTGAGCTCCAAACTCTAGTGTGGAGTGGAGAGTGGCTGAACTGCACCCAGTGTATCCTGCTGCAGGAGATAGAGCGTCACTTGGACCCACTAGAGACACACGACGCCCTCAACAGATTCATGCTTTACG CTCGTGGCAGTGCCTTATTGGATAATAAAGTGGTGAAGGCGTTTCAGACCCAAACAGCTTGTAAAAATATGGATAGATTTGTCCATCTCCCTCAAGAGAAAG agttttgTCATCTGGAGAATAAGGCGTGGCACTGA
- the apom gene encoding apolipoprotein M isoform X3, which yields MQYLGKWYFIAAAGVKESDVQMFRQMDSTVFHLNETAKDTLLLTGAMRMGVHCIVKNWTYTIQPGKDDLTMEGRPELQTLVWSGEWLNCTQCILLQEIERHLDPLETHDALNRFMLYARGSALLDNKVVKAFQTQTACKNMDRFVHLPQEKEFCHLENKAWH from the exons tatctcgGCAAATGGTACTTCATTGCAGCGGCTGGTGTGAAGGAGTCGGATGTGCAGATGTTCAGACAGATGGACAGCACTGTGTTTCACCTGAATGAGACCGCTAAAGATACACTACTGTTGACCGGAGCCATGCGTAT GGGTGTTCATTGCATTGTGAAAAACTGGACCTATACTATTCAGCCTGGCAAAGATGATTTGACAATGGAAG GCAGGCCTGAGCTCCAAACTCTAGTGTGGAGTGGAGAGTGGCTGAACTGCACCCAGTGTATCCTGCTGCAGGAGATAGAGCGTCACTTGGACCCACTAGAGACACACGACGCCCTCAACAGATTCATGCTTTACG CTCGTGGCAGTGCCTTATTGGATAATAAAGTGGTGAAGGCGTTTCAGACCCAAACAGCTTGTAAAAATATGGATAGATTTGTCCATCTCCCTCAAGAGAAAG agttttgTCATCTGGAGAATAAGGCGTGGCACTGA